One Lasioglossum baleicum chromosome 6, iyLasBale1, whole genome shotgun sequence genomic window carries:
- the LOC143209466 gene encoding uncharacterized protein LOC143209466 isoform X1, whose protein sequence is MDVGDLSSSAGLAGSGSIPGATGVGIITSTTSATAGWWTPTSTIASAAANTDVMNQLCRVCGEPAAGFHFGAFTCEGCKSFFGRTYNNLGSISECKNGGVCVINKKNRTACKACRLRKCVMVGMSKSGSRYGRRSNWFKIHCLLQEQSHQAQTRLIKDPKSAYEKAFGSLDVANNNTNNNENAGTTSSSNVVGMGTTTTTTANSYHHHHHHQQDRFPKREESVLRPQELSAQLRTQDIPTRPGQDPLLRPVDLVRGPHELLRPEVSRFPMWRGPPFFHPALTHMQLLNAPFFPFQQRFMVPYVNQVGASQMVASLTSSSSDSVSPRSTPSPKKDEENRSSRDECKDDGACQRSQMEVANDKSLAFLRSLGPEQDEPIDLSMKPGLTEEKEVDNASSEEERSSDSEDNELLQDTGPPLDLTRKT, encoded by the exons ATGGACGTGGGCGATTTGTCGAGCTCGGCAGGATTGGCTGGGAGCGGATCCATCCCTGGTGCAACGGGTGTTGGTATCATTACAAGTACGACATCCGCCACCGCAGGGTGGTGGACGCCTACGTCGACGATCGCCTCGGCAGCGGCCAACACCGACGTG ATGAATCAGCTGTGCAGGGTCTGCGGGGAGCCGGCCGCGGGTTTTCACTTCGGAGCCTTCACGTGTGAAGGTTGCAAG TCGTTCTTCGGCCGCACCTACAACAATCTAGGCAGCATCTCCGAATGCAAGAACGGCGGGGTGTGCGTGATCAATAAGAAGAACCGCACCGCGTGCAAGGCGTGCCGTCTGCGGAAGTGTGTGATGGTCGGGATGTCGAAGTCTGGTTCCCGGTATGGCCGACGTTCGAACTGGTTCAAGATCCATTGTTTACTACAGGAGCAGTCGCACCAGGCTCAGACGCGTCTGATCAAAGACCCGAAGTCTGCCTATGAGAAGGCGTTCGGCTCGCTGGACGTGGCGAACAATAACACTAACAATAACGAGAACGCGGGCACGACGAGCTCGTCGAATGTAGTCGGTATGGGTACGACAACCACCACGACAGCGAACAGTTACCAtcaccatcatcatcatcaacaGGATAGGTTTCCGAAGAGGGAGGAGTCGGTACTGAGGCCGCAGGAGCTGTCGGCGCAATTAAGAACGCAGGATATACCGACAAGACCTGGCCAGGACCCTCTGCTGAGGCCGGTGGATCTGGTGAGAGGGCCTCACGAGTTGCTCAGGCCGGAGGTGTCCAGGTTCCCGATGTGGAGGGGCCCGCCGTTCTTCCATCCAGCCCTGACGCACATGCAGCTACTGAACGCGCCGTTCTTCCCGTTTCAGCAGCGATTCATGGTACCCTACGTGAACCAGGTCGGCGCGTCCCAGATGGTAGCAAGCCTGACCAGTTCATCGAGCGACAGTGTCAGTCCCCGGTCGACACCGTCGCCGAAGAAGGACGAGGAGAACAGAAGCAGTCGGGACGAGTGCAAGGATGACGGGGCTTGTCAGAGGAGCCAGATGGAGGTCGCGAACGACAAGAGTCTGGCGTTCCTGCGGTCGCTGGGCCCGGAACAGGACGAGCCCATCGACCTGAGCATGAAGCCTGGCCTGACGGAGGAGAAGGAGGTGGACAACGCTAGTTCCGAAGAGGAGAGGTCGTCAGACAGCGAGGACAACGAGCTTCTACAGGACACGGGGCCGCCGCTCGATCTCACCAGGAAGACATGA
- the LOC143209466 gene encoding uncharacterized protein LOC143209466 isoform X2: MNQLCRVCGEPAAGFHFGAFTCEGCKSFFGRTYNNLGSISECKNGGVCVINKKNRTACKACRLRKCVMVGMSKSGSRYGRRSNWFKIHCLLQEQSHQAQTRLIKDPKSAYEKAFGSLDVANNNTNNNENAGTTSSSNVVGMGTTTTTTANSYHHHHHHQQDRFPKREESVLRPQELSAQLRTQDIPTRPGQDPLLRPVDLVRGPHELLRPEVSRFPMWRGPPFFHPALTHMQLLNAPFFPFQQRFMVPYVNQVGASQMVASLTSSSSDSVSPRSTPSPKKDEENRSSRDECKDDGACQRSQMEVANDKSLAFLRSLGPEQDEPIDLSMKPGLTEEKEVDNASSEEERSSDSEDNELLQDTGPPLDLTRKT, translated from the exons ATGAATCAGCTGTGCAGGGTCTGCGGGGAGCCGGCCGCGGGTTTTCACTTCGGAGCCTTCACGTGTGAAGGTTGCAAG TCGTTCTTCGGCCGCACCTACAACAATCTAGGCAGCATCTCCGAATGCAAGAACGGCGGGGTGTGCGTGATCAATAAGAAGAACCGCACCGCGTGCAAGGCGTGCCGTCTGCGGAAGTGTGTGATGGTCGGGATGTCGAAGTCTGGTTCCCGGTATGGCCGACGTTCGAACTGGTTCAAGATCCATTGTTTACTACAGGAGCAGTCGCACCAGGCTCAGACGCGTCTGATCAAAGACCCGAAGTCTGCCTATGAGAAGGCGTTCGGCTCGCTGGACGTGGCGAACAATAACACTAACAATAACGAGAACGCGGGCACGACGAGCTCGTCGAATGTAGTCGGTATGGGTACGACAACCACCACGACAGCGAACAGTTACCAtcaccatcatcatcatcaacaGGATAGGTTTCCGAAGAGGGAGGAGTCGGTACTGAGGCCGCAGGAGCTGTCGGCGCAATTAAGAACGCAGGATATACCGACAAGACCTGGCCAGGACCCTCTGCTGAGGCCGGTGGATCTGGTGAGAGGGCCTCACGAGTTGCTCAGGCCGGAGGTGTCCAGGTTCCCGATGTGGAGGGGCCCGCCGTTCTTCCATCCAGCCCTGACGCACATGCAGCTACTGAACGCGCCGTTCTTCCCGTTTCAGCAGCGATTCATGGTACCCTACGTGAACCAGGTCGGCGCGTCCCAGATGGTAGCAAGCCTGACCAGTTCATCGAGCGACAGTGTCAGTCCCCGGTCGACACCGTCGCCGAAGAAGGACGAGGAGAACAGAAGCAGTCGGGACGAGTGCAAGGATGACGGGGCTTGTCAGAGGAGCCAGATGGAGGTCGCGAACGACAAGAGTCTGGCGTTCCTGCGGTCGCTGGGCCCGGAACAGGACGAGCCCATCGACCTGAGCATGAAGCCTGGCCTGACGGAGGAGAAGGAGGTGGACAACGCTAGTTCCGAAGAGGAGAGGTCGTCAGACAGCGAGGACAACGAGCTTCTACAGGACACGGGGCCGCCGCTCGATCTCACCAGGAAGACATGA